AGGGACACCGATGTCAACTTCCCTGCACCAGAGATCACTGCGCCTGAGGTTCAGGTCATTTCAGACCCCGCCATCGATTCATCACAAGTGAGTATTTTACATTGACGCCATTCATTTCTTGGACACAAACACTGCCCTTATCATATCCATGTAAAGCCACATTCAATAATTGCCTGTCTCTTGTTTGCAGCATCAACATGAAGAATCATCTGAGGAACCTGTTCCAGAGATAGAACAGCCGCCTGAAGAACCATCTGACAGGTAAGGATATTTTGGAGTTTATTAGAGATTAAATCCCTATCCCATACAAATGATTGGCATAAAAAAAGAGGACAGGTGGTAAGATGCCCCTTCATTTGGCCGGGAGATTCCACAATACATAATTGTACAGTGCCATCTATGAATTATGGCTAGGGGTGCTGTAGTATTAAGGATTATGAAGAACATACTTGCTAAGGGAAGAAAAAAGGATAGCGTGAAGCTAATAAATCactaagggaaaaaaatgaattagaatAAACACTAACCCgtcattatatttaaagggacttacCTGTAGAAGATACAAATGAGGAGGCTGAGGAAGAGGCAGAATCTGTTGTTGAAGAAGATCCagtgcaacaacaacaacagaatgAGGAAGAAAGGTAAACTCACACTTTATATGGGAGGCTGCGGTTAAGACTGATTTCTACTATAAACTTGCATTATACTAATCATGTACCTCAATGACCTCTTCCCAATAGTGAAGTTCCTGAGAATGAAGAAGACTCTTCTGAAACATCGATGGGTCCTCTCCCCGGCGATTACAGCCCCATTCCAGAGGATTCTCAGGCTGAAGAGATGACAGTAGAGGAGGCTGAAACGACACAGTAAGACAAACCCTCAATATaagacataaatacatacattattaatatagatatacattgtttttcaagctgcacaaaacacaatttaTGTTATTCCCTTTCAGAGAGCTACAGTTCAGCAGTTTTACAGCAAAGGACTTTCGCCGGATTAAGGTTTTAGGCAGAGGAAGCTTCGGCAAGGTAACTGATTCAGTCTCTAATCAGGACTTGGATCTTTAGCAGCATATACAGTGTAACAATgacactaaactcactttctaatTCCAGGTTCTACTAGTAGAGTATCTTCCAGCAAACATCTATTGCGCTATTAAAGTGCTCAAGAAGGACAACATCGACTCCACTGATGATATAGAACAGTAAGTTCATGGGGAATGATTCCATAATCCTCTCATTTTGCTTTTGGAGCAGTCGCTTCCTGTCTCACAatcttttctattttatatacttttctttCACTTCCCTTCCTTTCACCCAGTTGCTTTTGTTACCATGATAATTTACTCTGTGCCGGactcattttctcttttatatttcagcattttaacAGAGAAGCAAATTGGACAGTTGGTGAATCCACACAGTTTTATAGTGGACTTATACGCCACATTCAGCACCAAAAACCAGCTGTTTTTCATCATGGAGTttgtggcaggaggcagtttaagAACCCACCTGATGAGGAGCAAGCACTTTGATCTACAGACAACCAAGTAAGTAGAAATGACAGTAGGTGGATATTTGTCCCAGAGTTATAGGAGACTGAGGAGTAGGGGAGGATAATGATAGTGGCAGAGGTATGCTACACTAATAGTAAagggttttcacctttgaattaatctctagtatgatgtagagagttatattctgaggcaatttgcaattggttttaatttatgatttgtggtttttgagttatttagttttttattcagcagctctccagtttgcaattagtttGCAATTAGTTAGCcacataaccctagcaaccatgcatcgatttgaataagagcctggaaagaagagggtctgaacagaaagatgagtaataaaaaatagcaataacaatacatttgttactTTACAGTGCACAGTAtcttttgctttttagatggggccagtgatccccatttaaaagtcTGAAAGAGCCAGAataagaagacaaataaataaaaaaatgtacaaaaaggaagaccaattgaaaagctgcttataattagccattctataatataatagttAAGCACCCCTTTATGATTCCTCTATGAATGCGCCATATAATAATCAAATGTCATTTTCTTATTCTTGCAGGTTCTACGCTGCTTGTATAACGCTTGGTTTAGAAGGAATTCACAGCAAGGACGTCATACACAGGTAAGAGTTAATAAAGGGGGATTTGTAGCTGTTGCAATTTAGTAGCAGGACAATTACAGGTTGAAAGTCACTGCTTGGAAAGCTAAGGGTAGGAAAAAGAACAGGAACCAGAATTCTTTGAGCTTGGCTTATGGCTCAGCTATTTCACAGCAGTTTTAATGTGTCATAAcatctcccttttattttaatacagagaTTTAAAGCCGGGGAATCTACTAATGGATCAAGACGGCTACATCAAGATCGCCGATTTTGGGATGAGCAAAACTGGTAAGAGCCACCTTGTATTATTACACAGAGCAAAGGGAACTCATTTAGGGCATAcaattataatttttctttttttatcaaggCATTGGATATGGAGACCGCACCAACACCATGGTTGGGAGTCCTGCTTATATGGCGCCCGAAGTCGTGATGGAGGAGGAGTACTCAAGAGCCGTCGACTGGTGGGCTCTTGGCGTCATCGTTTATGAGATGCTCCTCGGAACGGTAAGCAGCAATTGCCACTGGCCAGCTATAGGTGGATGTATTAAAGTTAAATACTGTTCTTTATCTATACTCATCAAACACTATGTATAAAAAAGCATGGCCTCCTAATAAATACCCATGAATCATTTCAGAGACCTTTCACCGGATACGACAGGGACTTTATATATGATTCCATCGTGGAGGATGAGCCACACTACCCCTCATCCCTGGACTCCGCAGCAGTAAGCTTCATATCACAGGTAAGTAGCGCTGAGCTTTCAGTTTATTATAATCACTGACAACTTTCCCTTGAGTTCCCTGAAGCTTCTGCTATTATCGAGAAGAACGTAACAGCTCCGTTCGTACCCAGCCTAAATGGACCGGAGGATGTGGCGTATTTCGATGAGGAGTTCACCAAACTGTCAGCGAATCTGACCCAGCCCAAAGGACCCCCTGCTGAGATGGCAAGCGAGATCGATGAAGCCTTTCTGGACTTTAACTATGCAGCATTTTAAGTCCAAAGGGGAtgatgggtaagaaaagacctaattaaaaatacatgaaaCACAAGTCAGAACAAGAAGTGCCTAGCGTTAGTACTCCTATAGTTATGGATGCATggggcactgatcagagcagAGCTGGCTAAGGGAAGCAGCCATATTGGGTGCATGCAGGGCAAAGTGGATTTTATGGGAATATTGAGATGATCCCTGTGATGATtctaaatttgtggtttttgtatacgtggcaaaaacaatcacaaaaaacTCTCAGGCTGCTGAAACCTGTTCACATTCCAAGGAAACCAATGGATGTGTATCTTCATCATTTGGGCAAGTAGAAAGCCACCATAAATTTCACCCCAAACGTCACAGAAATCAAAACTGTGCAAATTGCTTAAAAATACATGGAAACCAGTGATTGGTAATCACAAGTTGTTGGAAAAGTTGCAACCACAATtagtcaatatttttattttgacaaaccACCCAATTTGTGATTAATGTGCCCCAAAGTAATATAGGGTTTCAGGAATATCAATTGCCAAGTAAAATATGAGGAATGCATTTCAAattatattgtttgtcttttgCAGGCTGGAGTTAGGAAAATGCACCACCTGACAGCTCCACCAGGTAAGAGTACCCCAATTCCACCAGCAGTGCCTTCTCTACCATAGCATTACCAACAATGTCTCTTCTGCCTCCCTTTCCACTATAATACCATCAGCAGTGCCTCCCCTTTCCTTCTACTGTAATACCATCAGCAGTGCCTCTCTTTCCATTATCTGTAATACCACCAGCAGTACCTCCCCCTTCCTTCCACTGTAATATCACCAGCAGTGCCTTCCTTTGCTTCATCTGTAATACCACCAGCAGTGCCTCCCTTTCCTTTTTACTGTAATATTACCAGCAGTGCCTCCCTTTCCTTGCACTGTAATACCATCAGCAGTGCCTCTTCTCCTCTTTACACCCCAATATGGCATCATAAACAGGAGAACCCTTAAGCCACTTGGTGGAACCTGCATTCCATTTTACTCCATCTCTCAAACTGTAGAGGCCGGGGTCTGCAGACTTCCTGGGGGTCAAATGGAATGAAAGGGAATGCAGTTTTCACTAAACAGCTTACtggtgctcatgtgtatgctgccattttCCTTACCGTTTCCATCACACTTGATGTAATAtggtgcattgatcctgggagcaaatccgattgccgttaaggggtcaggaaggaatttttccctctagtgaacaGATAGAACAAAGCTtcacagaggttttttgccttcctctggatcaaaaattgcacttttttcattATTATGATTAATAAAACTGTGTCTTGCACAGATTAACCCATaagccactgtgtgtgtgtgtctttattctgggtattggtcTCGTTTGGCAGGGGTAACAAATAAGGGGTAGTAAGCGAGAGAACTGACCAAATTAGCAATGAAGAAACATTGAAAGGTTTAGTACCTTTGGGTGAGAGACACAATCCTCCAGCGGGCATGGTTGCTGCAACAAGCATTCTTACACTGGGATAACATGATGGAGATTCTGTTTATAATGGTCATTCTGGGCATCCTCCATCATGGCAATAAGGCTGTATACTCAGTGCACCCACTGGCACACGCACATCAAAAACctggagggaaagaaaaaaaaatgataagatAAACCAGAGTTTAATTGAAACTGACACTTGAATGTATCACATTAAGAGCATATGGTTATAAAAGGGAATGAAAAATTGAACATTTTGAAAGCATTCAGTGTAAAGAGTCATAGTCTATATTCCAATATCCAGCAACCATATTTAATATGAGGAATGGATCCAATTCTTATTTTCATAGTCTGGCCTATCAGGTGCCTCCACCATATGGAATATAACACACATGAGCAAACTGGCTCTCACCTTCCCTTCTCTCCAGCCCTGAGCCCCAATCAATGAAGGTTAAAATGCACAACCCAATATTCATTGGGCAGATGAGAAGATGCATGTGGGTACAAAGCCTGAACCTGCCCTGTAGGTTACTATACAGCCATTTCTGCTGTGAACACAGAATACTGGCAGGTAAGTAAAAATGCACACGATTCATCCATATTACAGATCCCCCATACTAACATAAAGGGAAATCCTTCTGATTTGTGACACACAAGTAATTGTTTTCTATGTGTCAAATCCATATCCCTTTCCAAGTGCATTGTTTAACAGGCAGGGAAACATTCACAGTTTAACAGGCAGGGAAACATTCACTGATTTGGCCAAAATCAAAATCTTCTTTGGATTTGTGTTCCACGTCTGGAATTGGATGCTCAGTTGTTTAGCAGGTGTCCATTCAAGGATATCACCTTCTCCCCACCCtacaatttataattttgccaagcCAACATTGTCTAGGTCACTCCAAGACTGTTGTGTCACCGAGTGGGTTTGTCACATCAATATCAGAAACCTATTTATAGGGGCACTACTATTAGAGGGTGCAGAAAGTGCTACAGTACCTGTGACCCACCAGCAGGATTGGGCATCCTTAGAAAATGTGCAGGGGAAgcacattttcaataaaatgcaACCTGGTTTCCAACGCTAAGCTTGTACACAGTGGCGTAACCAACAAGAACAATGATCCTAAGGGGCCCACAGACTTAGGGGGTCCGGTAAGGACCTGCAAACCCCACCAGGCCCTTCCCCTATAGCCTGCAATCTCAGTTCTGCACCCTGTCTCCCACTTTCGGCCATGAACTGAGCTAGACACAGGCAGAGTGAGCTCCTGTCCAAAGAGAGACATCCACAGCGTTTTAAGGGGGAAATGCATTAAGCGATTCTTAAGACAATACCTTCCTCGCAGAGGGCCCCCTCATGGCTAAAGGAAAAAACAAGATGCATGTCTCAAATTTACATTGTTTATAGCACCCAGCGTAGaagcaaacagggaaattaaatccaagatggtgccaTATCCTCCACTGGAACTTCTTATCCTGAACATGAGAACCAGTGACAGATATGTATAATAAGCAAGTCTCCCCCATATCTGAATAATTCTGAAAACACAAGCTATCCCAGCTTAGGGAAGATAATAACAACATATAACAAACCTACTGTACAGGAGCTCAGAGTTGAAGAACAACTTTGAACTGACAAAAGAAATCACCAGCGGGCAGAACCCCTGAGGCAGCTTGTCTTATGCAAGAGCAGAATAAAAAGCTTCCAAGCTTTGCTGGATACAAACACCAGCATGGCCAAACCTGCCAACAACCGAGCAGCAGTCTAGAAGTCAGAGTGGAAGATGAACAGCAaaggcctgtacagagagatacacaATAAATGGTACCAATAACCATTACACATCTggtttcatagaaaaaaacacaagctaTCCCAGCTTAGGGAAGATAATAACAACATATAACAAACCTACTGTACAGGAGCTCAGAGTTGAAGAACAACTTTGAACTGACAAAAGAAATCACCAGCGGGCAGAACCCCTGAGGCAGCTTGTCTTATGCAAGAGCAGAATAAAAAGCTTCCAAGCTTTGCTGGATACAAACACCAACATGGCCAAACCTGCCAACAACTGAGCAGCAGTCTAGAAGTCAGAGTGGAAGATGAACAGCAaaggcctgtacagagagatacacaATAAACGGTACCAATAACCATTACACATCTGGTTTCATAGAAATAAAGTTTTGATATGGTGCTGTtgagaaataaatcaaataatatacAGGGATCTGTCATCAGCAGACCTGTTATGaagtaagctccgaattacggaatggttgtctcccacagactccattttatccaaataatccaattttttttaaaaatgatttccttttttctctgtaataataaaactgtagtgtgtacttgatctcaactaggaagcaaaaccagcctattgggtttatttaatgtttaaataattttcttgtagatttacggtatgaagatccaaatgacagaaagatctgttatccggaaaaacacaggtcccaagcattctggataacaggtcccgtacctgtatcagATTTTAATACTTAAGTCAGCAACAAGCCCttactaatagggatgtagcgaacagttcgcctgcgaacttgttcgcgcgaacttcgaccgttcgcgtccgcctaatgttcgcgaacgtttgggaacgttcgcaatttgagttcgcgaccattcgaccgctaaaatcgaacgatttccattcgttcgaacgttttccattcgttcgaacgattaaaatccctcgaccgttcgattcgaatgaaaatccttcgatcgaacgatgaaaatccttcaaacgttcgaatcgaacgaaaaatccttcgaacgttcgaatcgaacgattttgcgggtgttcgaagctcgcgaacggttcgcgaacggttcgcgaaccgttcgcattttttgccggtgttcgcaaacggcgttcgcgaacaccaaaacggcggttcgctacatccctacttactaATCCATCATACTAATTTCCATGGGAAAtcaggtaaaaaataaattgctaggAAACATCTGagctaaaaatgtgtttggatTGTGAACTTAATCCAAACACAGGGGCTCTCCCATAACCTAAATAGACCACATGCCTGCGTCACCAGCAACGAGGCTGAATAGTGCTGGAGATTAGTTAAAAACCATTTCTGTGCAGGTCACTAGACCTATGATTTATTGCCAAGGCCCAGACAGATCTGGACTACCCACTCTCTTTACTCACAATTCTCTAACCACTTCTCACCACAGGGAACATGTGCAAGGCTAATGATAACTGCCACGGATTAtatacttttttccaaaatcaacCAATTTTTAATTCCAAACAGATGCTTAAACTGCAGCTTGAAAAACTACCCTGTGACACTGCATCTTAAAGAGTATGAACAAAACGTTCATGAGAGTCAAATATTTTTCCCTTTGCATTTGTCCACCCAGAGAGGTGCAAGGGGTACCTGGGAACAGGGCAAAACCTGGTGATGTGCCCTCGGGAGGATTTTCACTAAGAATAAGAACAGTTGCACCTCCAGCATAGAAAAGATTATCTAAAAGGAAAAAACAgtccactgcttttttttttgcaggcgtATATTTATTGAGTTTCAACAGGGAGAGGAGGGAAGGGGATAAGGATATAAGGTTAcaatacaaaaacagaaaaaagaaacaaggaAACATTTGTTAAATGAAATAAACGTAGTAATGTCTGCTGTTTGAGCCAGGAGCATGAGTTACTTAGCAATATTTCAATTAATGTAGATGTTGAGGTCAATCACCCAACGGGTCCTAGGGAAATCATGTACAGTGCCCTTTCAGGGTTCTTGTTCTGAGTGTAATTCCAGCCAGGgggaccatattttttttaaatctggtggGGCACCCTTTTGCTTTGTAAGTCAGTTTTATATTTACCAATGACTTTCCTATCAGTGACAACCAATGTTGTAATGTGGGAGGTTGGGGGGGCATCCATTTCAACACCAAAGCTTTTTTGGCATAGTATAACACAGTTTTAGTAAGCGTTCTGAATGTCACTGCAGCCCACACAGTGTTTACAATGCAGTAGTTTTTtgtaagaaaatgtgtttttttaaagcacaCAGTGGCTTCTGAGTATCTCAACAATACACTTGCCTGAAGAAAGGTGTCAACTTTGATATAAAACACCGGTTATTGTACATCACAATTTATACATGCGGTACAGAAGACTCGCTTGTGCAGTTGTTCTCCTGATACCAACACTACGGGGCTGTTTTTTccacaaaccattaaaaattggtggttttctcacttttttaaagaagctccaaaaatttgagatttattaagtctctaggtcttatagaagtcagtgggagctgcactgatcttattggacctatTTACATCAATTCACACTTTTATaggattttggaatttttttcgctaggaattgtcagaaaaactaaattttttggaggttttcgaggtattcttATATTTTTCGACCATcgttttccattcatacttttttattcagattttttaaaggagaactcaacccccccccctacCATATGCCCCCCAAGCACCCAGGCATTGCCCCTCCCCTCTCCTCAGAGTTTTAATGTAAAAAACACTCTTTAAAAGATTctcacccttaaatgcagagaagcgtaGCGGAGCTCACGGTCGCCATCTTGCGAATCTTGCAGGTCCAAAAGGCCCCGATGATAATTCTTTCTGTGGATTACGGGAACTGGAGTTCAGTCTTGTTAGACAACATGGATCAGATGACAATGGGGCATCTCCTTGAGTCACTTGCCAAATATATGTAACAGTCTCATCTGGATAAATGGGATATTCCATCAGTTGTTCcccttattaaaacaaattcatatttagggttacaTTGAACCTAACAGGTTTCAGGTTTGTATTTAATTATGGGGAAAGCCTAATTACAGTTGCTATAAATCACACATAAGTATTACCGCTATACCCTGCACCTATAAGCTGCATCTATAATGTTAACAAAGGTATAGGGTTCAtagtgcaaaaatgtatttattgcaacaTCAAAATAtaccacaaaaatatatattcatttattgcaACATCAAAATATAATACCACAATATTAGAAAGGGGAGGCCTGTTTACAGTCTTAATTTTGGAAGAGAGAAAGAGTATTTGGATTGATAAAACAAGCATTTCTTAAAAGgggtgttcacttttaaatgaacttttagtttgatgtagaacgcgatattctgagacaatttgcaattgacattttttattatttgtggactttttattcagcagtttgtaatttcagcaatggggtccaaaattaccctagcaaccatgcattgatctgaataagaaactggaatatgaataggagagggactaaatagaaagaggagtataaAACAACggccataacaataaatgtaaagtcttacaaagcatttgttttttggatggggtcagtgacccccatttgaaagctggaaagagtcaggtgaaaaaggcaaataattaaaaatctgtaaaaaatgaataatgaagaccaattgaaaagttgcttagaactggtcattctataatacaccaaaagtaaaaataaagatgaACCATCCCTGTAAATGCTCCCTCTAAAGGGATTTCTACTGGCACAGTTTGATGGGCCAACCAGAAAGTGACGTAACCCAATCTTGCCCACCACCTGTATTATAGGATATACatcattaatatcttaccatacactggtcctgaatcccctttgctaaataaaaaggtaCAGGAAATGTCTCTCCAtggcagtgtctccacctagtgggatccagggatGCACCTATGGCTGGCCCCACTAGAAAACAAATGATTAATCACGCTGTTGCAGAGAATCAATAACACAAttgccctggggaacctgtgtggcaCAGTCCtcaccaggcaaagtcccacacttcACTCCTGTTTCATAAagagagtcacagtccctttccccAAGAACTCTTAAAGGGggtgttaacctttaaattaacttttagaatgatatagagagtgatattctgagacaatttgcaattggtgatctttttccattatttatggtttttgagtttttttgcagtttgcaatttcagtaatctggttactaggatctaaatttccctagaaaccaggcaTAAATTTgagtaagaaactggaatatgaataatgcctgaacagaaagacaagtaataaaaagtagcagagaagatggggtcagcgacccccatgtgaaagcttgAAAGTGTCAGACGaacagggcaaataattcaaaaactataaaaaataaatgatgaagatttgttgaaaagatgcttagaactgatcattgtaaaacatactaaaagttatcttaaaggtgaaccacccctttaactttccccaggtagtgctacctgcccgaatacctctcctgttggacagagtagttgctcccacgtagcaggcacacGGACAACACCTGTATTCATCCAGGGAACATGCTGGAGTTTCAATAACTCTCTCAGTCAGACTCACCGggactcacacagagctggtacagACATCCACAGTGTCTCCACATTCTCAATCCAAGCACATTAAGTTTGCTTTAATCTTCAGGGCACAGCTCCCAGCTCTATCTGCAGTGAGAATACAACAAACCTTCTTCATTTTTCagggcacagctcccagcaccATACGCAGCTCAAGCACAACAAATCCCCCTTTACTGGAATCAATCGATAGGCTCCTGTCACATTCTCTCCACTGCCTCCGAGCTCTGAACCCTCCATGGTTGAGCTCACAAGGCTTGGGGACCTGGACCCCAAACCTTCCACCGGCCTCTCAATTCCTCAGGTCCCTACATCTTGTCTACAGTCCCAGCACTCCAGACTGGAGAGAAACCAGGAAGTAGACTGACATTGAGCACATGAGCTTTATGAAGAAATGGAGCAatagtgacaccttctggccaaatcaggAATCTGCCAGGACACACTGCACTAGGGGCAAAGGACTCACAAcccctcccttatccaatttaggtccaacacttagctggccacagcaggggatttccgaccatgtgggattttcagaccaGACTTAACCCAAGGGCCACGTTACCCTCAGAGCGTGCACAAATGTGCGTGTCCATGTGCTATAACAGTGGGGAGGGCAAGGAGAGCAGCGGAggggaagggcaggggagggaggtaGGGGAGAGTGACAGTCAGGAAGTTAGGAAGGTGAGTACAACAGAGGGAGAATTATTcccaggactaggggtaggcagaagaccatttaacaggtacctgcccagcgccctgTTGCCGGTCATgtgggcaggggtgtaactacagaagaagcagaccctgcagctgcagggggcccc
Above is a genomic segment from Xenopus laevis strain J_2021 chromosome 3L, Xenopus_laevis_v10.1, whole genome shotgun sequence containing:
- the LOC121401221 gene encoding regulatory protein zeste-like, with protein sequence MKQELLRDIRKEMRIAAGAQKLYLVTKDRQTKAQVKELRNISERKVKALFSSLHKLNVQLAQREAENSPDAVLETTRDTDVNFPAPEITAPEVQVISDPAIDSSQHQHEESSEEPVPEIEQPPEEPSDRDLPVEDTNEEAEEEAESVVEEDPVQQQQQNEEER
- the LOC121401077 gene encoding serine/threonine-protein kinase N2-like translates to MGPLPGDYSPIPEDSQAEEMTVEEAETTQELQFSSFTAKDFRRIKVLGRGSFGKVLLVEYLPANIYCAIKVLKKDNIDSTDDIEHILTEKQIGQLVNPHSFIVDLYATFSTKNQLFFIMEFVAGGSLRTHLMRSKHFDLQTTKFYAACITLGLEGIHSKDVIHRDLKPGNLLMDQDGYIKIADFGMSKTGIGYGDRTNTMVGSPAYMAPEVVMEEEYSRAVDWWALGVIVYEMLLGTRPFTGYDRDFIYDSIVEDEPHYPSSLDSAAVSFISQVSSAELSVYYNH